A window of the Trichoderma asperellum chromosome 6, complete sequence genome harbors these coding sequences:
- a CDS encoding uncharacterized protein (SECRETED:SignalP(1-18)~EggNog:ENOG41): protein MIQSSLLGGFIAAAAVQAAQPGAVKPVAAPMRDLTWGQINFLHTTDTHSWLSGHFLEPSFSADWGDYVSFSQHMRKLADDKGADLLLIDTGDRIEGSGIYDSSTPKGLYQYDIFAQQKIDILSTGNHELYKAYSIDMEHNTTMPNFKDNYVASNLDYIDPKSGKQVPQAQRYRKFKTKNLGLNIVSFGFIFDFDLNANNSVIQKVADTVKEDWFQDAIKEKPDLFVVIGHVGVRMEEFKTIFTAIRKEDWDTPIAFFGGHLHIRDAVSYDSKSLALASGRYLETIGWMSIDGLTKKHPKDGDKADDKTGEVEVNKGLSFTRKYLDNNLFGMYYHTGLNETTFPTKEGQKVSKMIEDARKSLNLGHRYGCAPRDLWMTRAPYPSKDSIYSWLEEQVLPGIVANKDRKDKPRLAIVNTGGVRFDIFKGPFTRDDTFTVIPFNSGFQFVPDVPYDIAKKVIGILNSETRIFVDGLPNTRQLTIPQLMYPRPTFDGVDETETVDQVDQDADEAEARLELRGVDASGGGDDLFGGYTTKDDIGKDGDDTVHKPIDFYAVPNCIQAQIGFSAEEEPKTVDFVFLDFLQPWIIPALKFSGGDYNANDIKPYMEGTLTSKLAEWIGDNWKEEC, encoded by the exons ATGATCCAATCCTCCCTCCTCGGCGgcttcatcgccgctgccgccgtccaGGCCGCGCAGCCCGGCGCTGTGAAGCCGGTTGCCGCGCCCATGCGAGACCTGACCTGGGGGCAGATCAACTTTCTGCATACAACAGACACGCATTCCTGGCTCAGCGGGCACTTTCTAGA ACCCTCCTTCTCCGCTGATTGGGGCGACTACGTCTCCTTCTCTCAGCACATGCGCAAGCTGGCCGACGACAAAGGCGCCGACCTACTCCTCATCGACACCGGCGACCGAATCGAAGGCAGCGGCATCTACGATAGCTCCACCCCAAAAGGCCTCTATCAATACGACATATTCGCCCAGCAGAAGATTGATATCCTCAGCACTGGCAACCATGAGCTGTATAAGGCCTATTCCATTGATATGGAGCACAACACCACCATGCCCAACTTCAAGGACAACTATGTCGCGTCGAATCTAGACTACATCGATCCTAAGAGTGGCAAGCAAGTCCCTCAGGCCCAGCGGTATCGCAAGTTCAAGACCAAGAACCTCGGCCTCAACATTGTGTCTTTTGGCTTCATATTTGACTTTGACCTTAATGCCAACAACAGCGTTATCCAAAAGGTGGCTGACACCGTCAAGGAAGATTGGTTCCAGGACGCCATAAAGGAAAAGCCCGACCTCTTTGTGGTCATTGGCCATGTCGGTGTGCGGATGGAAGAATTCAAAACCATCTTCACAGCTATCCGCAAGGAGGACTGGGATACGCCCATTGCCTTCTTTGGCGGCCACTTGCATATACGAGACGCCGTGAGCTATGACTCCAAATCGCTTGCCCTGGCGTCTGGTCGCTACCTCGAAACCATTGGCTGGATGTCCATTGATGGACTCACCAAGAAGCATCCTAAAGACGGTGACAAAGCCGATGACAAGACTGGCGAAGTGGAGGTTAACAAGGGGTTGTCTTTCACTCGCAAGTACCTTGATAACAATCTTTTTGGAATGTACTATCACACTGGCTTGAATGAGACAACCTTTCCCACCAAAGAGGGCCAAAAAGTCAGCAAGATGATTGAAGACGCCCGCAAGAGTCTGAACCTCGGCCATCGATATGGCTGCGCACCCCGAGACTTGTGGATGACCAGGGCTCCATATCCTAGCAAGGACAGCATCTACAGCTGGCTCGAGGAACAAGTGCTCCCTGGCATCGTCGCCAACAAAGACAGGAAGGATAAGCCTCGGCTGGCTATTGTCAATACGGGTGGTGTCCGCTTCGACATTTTCAAGGGTCCGTTTACGCGTGATGATACCTTCACCGTGATCCCTTTCAACAGTGGCTTCCAGTTTGTCCCCGATGTACCCTATGACATCGCCAAAAAGGTCATTGGGATTCTCAACAGCGAAACAAGGATATTCGTTGACGGCTTGCCGAACACGAGACAGTTGACCATTCCACAGCTGATGTACCCCCGTCCCACTTTTGATGGCGTAGACGAGACCGAGACCGTCGATCAAGTTGATCAAGATGCGGATGAAGCAGAAGCCCGCCTTGAGCTCCGCGGGGTCGATGCCTCGGGTGGAGGTGACGATCTCTTTGGCGGCTACACGACCAAGGACGACATCGGCAAGGACGGCGATGACACCGTCCACAAGCCAATTGACTTTTATGCCGTGCCTAACTGCATCCAGGCACAGATTGGCTTCTCGGCCGAGGAAGAGCCCAAGACGGTCGACTTTGTCTTCCTCGACTTCCTGCAGCCATGGATCATCCCTGCTCTCAAGTTTAGCGGCGGCGACTACAACGCTAATGATATAAAGCCGTATATGGAGGGGACCCTGACATCCAAATTGGCCGAGTGGATAGGCGACAACTGGAAGGAGGAATGCTAA
- a CDS encoding uncharacterized protein (EggNog:ENOG41~SECRETED:SignalP(1-21)) — protein MQTRALYTLLALSLGVGLASAWDQAPALPGRGAPISGSDRIYTGDQSSNTITVIKPSSGEILGTISLGDLRLGNNLNPQYVKVVGSHGLGFSPDGKLIVSLAVTSNTVTVFRTEDNSVVSQSFVDRNAHEAFFQHDNRHIWVGTRGVDRIDIVDGLKGGVVGYVESYGGPSKVVFSPDGKTAYANHIRSPSLSVIDVAQRRVVANITGLAAVFSSDMMISPDGQRLWAAHKMAGKVSVIDLAAQRVIGVLDTGAETNHAQFAVINNTMHGFVTVAATNETKMYSQPHASEMPVYLGAIPASGVEPHGLWPSADNTRLYVVNEHSDTVDFIDLTASPPKVVKTVNVGQEGQALIYVSGAVSSASNGTQNLGKQGLFDKPALNKLLTEAKPSNAQSNRSPPPTGLVTVRPESGLDMLQVIGRNLRLNTTYTVSAKVSNSLIPLVDFNATAPTGPGCGTAPQVLAFLKFIGVYDIDKLVLTSKAD, from the coding sequence atgcaaaCGAGGGCGTTATACACTCTCTTGGCCCTCAGCCTTGGAGTTGGCCTCGCTTCAGCTTGGGATCAGGCGCCCGCTCTCCCCGGCAGAGGCGCTCCCATTTCCGGCTCGGATCGTATCTACACTGGCGATCAGTCTTCCAATACCATCACCGTCATCAAGCCCAGCTCAGGTGAAATCCTGGGCACCATCAGCTTGGGCGACCTCCGGCTGGGCAACAACCTCAACCCGCAGTATGTCAAAGTTGTGGGCTCCCACGGGCTCGGCTTCTCTCCCGATGGCAAGCTAATTGTATCGCTGGCCGTGACGAGCAACACTGTGACGGTGTTCCGCACAGAAGACAACTCGGTGGTTTCGCAGTCGTTTGTGGACCGCAACGCTCACGAGGCCTTTTTCCAGCACGACAATCGGCACATCTGGGTGGGCACACGCGGCGTCGACCGCATCGACATCGTCGACGGCCTCAAGGGCGGCGTGGTTGGCTACGTCGAGTCGTACGGCGGGCCGAGCAAAGTCGTCTTCAGCCCCGATGGCAAGACGGCGTACGCGAACCACATCCGGTCGCCGTCGCTGTCCGTCATCGACGTTGCGCAGCGCCGCGTCGTCGCCAACATCACCGGCCTTGCCGCTGTTTTTTCGTCGGACATGATGATCTCGCCCGACGGGCAGCGCCTCTGGGCCGCGCACAAGATGGCTGGCAAGGTCTCGGTCATCGACCTCGCCGCGCAAAGGGTGATTGGCGTGCTGGACACGGGGGCCGAGACCAACCACGCGCAGTTTGCCGTCATCAACAACACCATGCACGGGTTTGTGACCGTTGCGGCAACCAACGAGACCAAGATGTACTCGCAGCCGCATGCGAGCGAGATGCCCGTCTATCTGGGCGCCATCCCTGCCAGCGGCGTCGAGCCTCACGGTCTGTGGCCCAGCGCGGACAACACCCGCCTGTATGTCGTCAACGAGCACTCCGACACGGTAGACTTCATCGACTTGACGGCCAGCCCGCCCAAGGTCGTCAAGACGGTCAACGTCGGCCAAGAGGGCCAGGCGCTCATCTACGTCTCCGGGGCCGTCTCCAGCGCCAGCAACGGCACGCAGAATCTCGGCAAGCAGGGCCTCTTTGACAAGCCCGCGCTCAACAAGCTGCTTACTGAAGCCAAGCCTTCCAACGCTCAGTCCAACCGCAGCCCGCCACCGACAGGCCTCGTCACGGTGAGGCCCGAGTCTGGGCTGGACATGCTGCAGGTGATTGGACGCAATCTGAGGCTCAACACGACATACACCGTTTCGGCCAAGGTTTCGAACTCGCTGATTCCATTGGTGGATTTCAACGCGACGGCGCCGACGGGCCCTGGGTGCGGGACGGCGCCGCAGGTGTTGGCATTTCTCAAGTTTATCGGCGTGTACGATATTGACAAGTTGGTGTTGACATCCAAGGCGGATTGA